The following coding sequences are from one Anomaloglossus baeobatrachus isolate aAnoBae1 chromosome 5 unlocalized genomic scaffold, aAnoBae1.hap1 SUPER_5_unloc_5, whole genome shotgun sequence window:
- the LOC142259268 gene encoding uncharacterized protein LOC142259268: FKIISLRNNNCLFLADDCIGSSDGNLISSEFKTDDQSITHDTYKEYAVVTDIPPVLHRKALSSDVFKQVQKSDLSQNFKQNERYRKDVEHVTAPARKKPFSCSKCGKCFIWKSNLVRHQKTHTGEKPFSCLECGKCFTRKITLANHQKIHTGEKPFACSECGKCFIWKSDLVEHQRIHTGVKPFSCSECGKCFIRKSDLVAHQRIHTGEKPFLCSECGKCFIQKSYLVTHQKNHTGEKPFSCSECGKCFTRKSYLNIHQRSHTGEKTFSCSECGKCFIARSNFVTHQKIHTGEKPFSCSECGKCFIRKSHCVTHQRSHTGEKTFSCSECGKCFIARSHLVTHQKIHTGEKPFSCSECGKCFIRKSNCVRHQRSHTGEKPFSCPECGKCFIRKSHCVRHQRCHTGEVIFMPRMW; the protein is encoded by the coding sequence ttcaagataatatcattaagaAATAATaactgtttatttttagcagatgactgtattgggagttcagatggaaatctaatatcttcagaatttaaaacagatgatcaaagtatcacacatgatacatataaaGAGTATGCTGTTGtcacagatatacctccagtccttcatcggaaagctttatcatctgatgttttcaaacaagtccaaaagtccgatttatcacagaattttaagcaaaatgAAAGGTACAGAAAGGATGTGGAACATGTAACTGCTCCTGCAAggaagaaaccattttcatgttcaaaatgtgggaaatgttttatttggaaatcaaaccttgttagacatcaaaaaactcacacaggggagaagccattttcatgcctagaatgtggaaaatgttttactcggaaaataacccttgctaatcatcaaaaaattcacacaggggagaagccatttgcatgttcagagtgtgggaaatgttttatttggaaatcggatcttgttgagcatcaaagaattcacacaggtgtgaagccattttcatgttcagagtgtgggaaatgttttattcggaaatcagatcttgttgcgcatcaaagaattcacacaggggaaaagccatttttatgttcagaatgtgggaaatgttttattcagaaatcatatcttgttacacatcagaaaaatcacaccggagagaagccattttcatgttcagaatgtgggaaatgttttactcggaaatcatatcttaatatccatcaaagatctcacacaggggagaagacattttcatgttcagagtgtgggaaatgttttattgcgagatcaaattttgttacacatcagaaaattcacacaggggagaagccattttcatgttcagaatgtgggaaatgttttattcggaaatcacattgTGTtacgcatcaaagatctcacacaggggagaagacattttcatgttcagagtgtgggaaatgttttattgcgaGATCACATctcgttacacatcagaaaattcacacaggggagaagccattttcatgttcagaatgtgggaaatgttttattcgaaaatcaaattgtgttaggcatcaaagatctcacacaggggagaaaccattttcatgcccagaatgtggtaaatgttttattaggaaatcacattgtgttaggcatcaaagatgtcacacaggggaggtcattttcatgcccagaatgtggtaa
- the LOC142259275 gene encoding uncharacterized protein LOC142259275 isoform X2, translated as MEEWEYLEGHKDLYKDVMMAVPQPLTSPGLSSKRTTPERCPRPLLPQDCKQEDPDVPQDVFPPVLSNDCVGSSVGPLISSEFKTDDQSITHDTYEEPASFLDIPPVLPRKEQSSDLFKQVQNSDHQKTHTGEKPFSCSECSKCFTQKSDLVIHYRIHTGEKPYLCSKCGKCFIQKSDLLKHQKIHTWKKPFSSSEGEKCFTRRITLANHQKINSSKSKFSCSECGKYFIHISHLIRHQKIHTGEKPFSCSECGKCFIQISHLVRHQKIHTGEKPFSCSECGKCFIQKSELVWHQRSHTGEKPFSCSKCGKCFIQRSHLVTHQKIHTGEKPFSCSECGKCFIQKSDLVKHQKSHTGEKPFSCSECGKCYIQKSDLVKHQKIHTGEKPFSCSECGKCFIQISHLVKHQKIHTGEKPFSCSECGKCFIDKSHLVTHQKIHTEEKPFSCSECGKGFIQKSKLVLHLRSHTGEKPFSCPECGKCYTRKSGLVYHQKNHTK; from the exons atggaggagtgggagtatttagaaggacacaaagatctgtacaaggacgtcatgatggcggttccccagcccctcacatcaccag gtctatccagtaagaggacaacaccagagagatgtccccgtcctctgctcccacaggactgtaaacaagaagaccccgatgttcctcaggatgtgtttcctccagttctatcca ATGACTGTGTCGGGAGTTCAGTtggacctctaatatcttcagaatttaaaacagatgatcaaagtatcacacatgatacatatgaagagccggCTAGTTTcctagatatacctccagtccttcctaggAAAGAacaatcatctgatcttttcaaacaagtccaaaattccgatcatcaaaaaactcacactggggagaagccattttcatgctcagaatgcagtaaatgttttactcagaaatcagatcttgttatacattacagaattcacacaggggagaagccatatttgtgttcaaaatgtgggaaatgttttattcaaaaatcagatcTTTTAAAACATCAAAAAATTCATACATGGAAAAAGCCATTTTCAAGCTCAGAAGGTGAAAAATGTTTTACTCGGAGAATAACCCTTGCTAACCATCAAAAAATTAACTCTAGTAAGAGTAAATTTTCatgctcagagtgtgggaaatattttattcacatatcacatcttattagacatcagaaaattcacacaggggagaagccattttcatgttcagaatgtgggaaatgttttattcagatatcacatcttgttagacatcagaaaattcacacaggggagaagccattttcatgttcagaatgtgggaaatgttttattcagaaatcagaacttgtttggcatcaaagatctcacacaggggaaaagccattttcatgttcaaaatgtgggaaatgttttattcagagatcacatcttgttacacatcagaaaattcacacaggggaaaagccattttcatgttcagaatgtgggaaatgttttatccagaaatcagaccttgttaaacatcagaaaagtcacacaggggaaaagccattttcatgttcagagtgtggaaaatgttatattcagaaatcagaccttgttaaacatcagaaaattcacacaggggagaagccattttcatgttcagaatgtgggaaatgttttattcagatatcacatcttgttaaacatcagaaaattcacacaggggagaagccattttcatgttcagaatgtgggaaatgttttatcgataaatcacatcttgttacacatcagaaaattcacacagaggagaaaccattttcatgttcagagtgtgggaaaggttttattcaGAAATCGAAACTTGTTTTGCATctaagatctcacacaggagagaagccattttcatgcccagaatgtggtaaatgttatacTAGGAAGTCtggtcttgtttaccatcaaaaaaatcacacaaaataa
- the LOC142259275 gene encoding uncharacterized protein LOC142259275 isoform X1, translating into MEEWEYLEGHKDLYKDVMMAVPQPLTSPGLSSKRTTPERCPRPLLPQDCKQEDPDVPQDVFPPVLSTDDCVGSSVGPLISSEFKTDDQSITHDTYEEPASFLDIPPVLPRKEQSSDLFKQVQNSDHQKTHTGEKPFSCSECSKCFTQKSDLVIHYRIHTGEKPYLCSKCGKCFIQKSDLLKHQKIHTWKKPFSSSEGEKCFTRRITLANHQKINSSKSKFSCSECGKYFIHISHLIRHQKIHTGEKPFSCSECGKCFIQISHLVRHQKIHTGEKPFSCSECGKCFIQKSELVWHQRSHTGEKPFSCSKCGKCFIQRSHLVTHQKIHTGEKPFSCSECGKCFIQKSDLVKHQKSHTGEKPFSCSECGKCYIQKSDLVKHQKIHTGEKPFSCSECGKCFIQISHLVKHQKIHTGEKPFSCSECGKCFIDKSHLVTHQKIHTEEKPFSCSECGKGFIQKSKLVLHLRSHTGEKPFSCPECGKCYTRKSGLVYHQKNHTK; encoded by the exons atggaggagtgggagtatttagaaggacacaaagatctgtacaaggacgtcatgatggcggttccccagcccctcacatcaccag gtctatccagtaagaggacaacaccagagagatgtccccgtcctctgctcccacaggactgtaaacaagaagaccccgatgttcctcaggatgtgtttcctccagttctatcca CAGATGACTGTGTCGGGAGTTCAGTtggacctctaatatcttcagaatttaaaacagatgatcaaagtatcacacatgatacatatgaagagccggCTAGTTTcctagatatacctccagtccttcctaggAAAGAacaatcatctgatcttttcaaacaagtccaaaattccgatcatcaaaaaactcacactggggagaagccattttcatgctcagaatgcagtaaatgttttactcagaaatcagatcttgttatacattacagaattcacacaggggagaagccatatttgtgttcaaaatgtgggaaatgttttattcaaaaatcagatcTTTTAAAACATCAAAAAATTCATACATGGAAAAAGCCATTTTCAAGCTCAGAAGGTGAAAAATGTTTTACTCGGAGAATAACCCTTGCTAACCATCAAAAAATTAACTCTAGTAAGAGTAAATTTTCatgctcagagtgtgggaaatattttattcacatatcacatcttattagacatcagaaaattcacacaggggagaagccattttcatgttcagaatgtgggaaatgttttattcagatatcacatcttgttagacatcagaaaattcacacaggggagaagccattttcatgttcagaatgtgggaaatgttttattcagaaatcagaacttgtttggcatcaaagatctcacacaggggaaaagccattttcatgttcaaaatgtgggaaatgttttattcagagatcacatcttgttacacatcagaaaattcacacaggggaaaagccattttcatgttcagaatgtgggaaatgttttatccagaaatcagaccttgttaaacatcagaaaagtcacacaggggaaaagccattttcatgttcagagtgtggaaaatgttatattcagaaatcagaccttgttaaacatcagaaaattcacacaggggagaagccattttcatgttcagaatgtgggaaatgttttattcagatatcacatcttgttaaacatcagaaaattcacacaggggagaagccattttcatgttcagaatgtgggaaatgttttatcgataaatcacatcttgttacacatcagaaaattcacacagaggagaaaccattttcatgttcagagtgtgggaaaggttttattcaGAAATCGAAACTTGTTTTGCATctaagatctcacacaggagagaagccattttcatgcccagaatgtggtaaatgttatacTAGGAAGTCtggtcttgtttaccatcaaaaaaatcacacaaaataa